The following are encoded in a window of Amphibacillus xylanus NBRC 15112 genomic DNA:
- the spo0A gene encoding sporulation transcription factor Spo0A: MGKIRVCLVDDNQELVRVMEDYFETQQDIEIVGVANNGRESLDVLTNTSPDVVILDIIMPHMDGLAVLKEMRDLNLKKQPQVIMLTAFGQEDVMKKAADLGASYFILKPFDLEYLADQVRQVYGKPRIERKTAKHPDHKQKKFDLEASITNIIHEVGVPAHIKGYMYLREAIAMIFNNVELLGSITKVLYPDIAKKYNTTPSRVERAIRHAIEVAWSRGNIDSISELFGYTVSSSKAKPTNSEFIAMVADHLRLEYRAS; encoded by the coding sequence GTGGGAAAAATTAGAGTTTGTTTGGTTGATGACAATCAGGAATTAGTACGCGTGATGGAAGATTATTTTGAAACTCAACAAGATATCGAAATTGTCGGTGTGGCAAATAACGGAAGGGAAAGTTTGGATGTACTAACAAATACTAGCCCTGATGTTGTTATATTAGATATTATCATGCCACATATGGATGGATTAGCTGTTTTAAAAGAAATGAGAGATCTGAATTTGAAGAAGCAACCACAAGTTATCATGTTAACTGCTTTTGGGCAAGAAGACGTAATGAAAAAAGCAGCTGACCTAGGTGCTTCATACTTTATATTGAAACCGTTTGATTTAGAATATTTAGCTGATCAAGTCCGTCAGGTTTATGGTAAGCCAAGGATCGAGCGTAAAACGGCTAAGCATCCAGACCATAAACAGAAGAAGTTTGATTTGGAAGCAAGTATTACAAATATTATTCATGAAGTTGGTGTACCAGCTCATATTAAAGGATATATGTACTTAAGAGAAGCGATTGCGATGATCTTCAATAATGTTGAACTGTTGGGCTCTATCACTAAAGTTCTCTATCCTGATATCGCTAAGAAATACAATACAACGCCTTCACGTGTAGAACGTGCGATTCGTCATGCAATTGAAGTCGCTTGGAGTCGTGGTAATATTGATTCAATTTCAGAATTATTCGGTTATACAGTCAGCAGTTCCAAAGCTAAGCCAACGAATAGTGAATTTATCGCCATGGTTGCTGATCATCTACGATTAGAATATCGTGCGAGTTAA
- a CDS encoding aspartate kinase: MKVAKFGGSSVADAEQLEKVARIIQSDKERRIIVVSAPGKRFANDVKVTDLLINLGESYKENRQYERELSLVVERFRSIVTDLNLSDQVIDKIETEIKNIFASSEAIYSKLEALKAVGEDTLAQILSEYLTSLGMNARYLNPKDAGLILSDQPGGAQILEESFDKIYRLREYDGILVIPGFFGYTSTGKLVTFSRGGSDITGSIIAAGVKANLYENFTDVDSVYCVNPTIVNNPKEIATLTYKEMRELSYAGFSVFHAEALIPAVRAEIPVCIKNTNNPNCPGTMIVAKKEIQTGENPVVGIASDEGFMSLYISKYLMNREIGFGRRLLHILEDEGISYEHTPSGIDDMSVIMRANQMDERKERNVIKRIKAELKPDQVHVARGLALIMIVGEGMQRQIGTAYIATKALKDANVNIEMINQGSSEVSLMFGIKEEAVNAAVKSLYQAFFE, from the coding sequence ATGAAAGTAGCAAAATTTGGGGGAAGTTCAGTAGCAGATGCTGAACAATTAGAAAAAGTTGCGAGAATTATTCAATCTGATAAGGAACGACGAATTATTGTTGTATCAGCACCAGGAAAACGATTCGCTAATGATGTTAAAGTAACAGATTTATTAATTAACTTAGGTGAATCATACAAAGAAAATAGACAATATGAACGTGAATTGTCTCTTGTTGTTGAGCGATTTCGCTCGATCGTCACTGATCTAAACTTATCTGATCAAGTCATTGACAAAATTGAAACTGAGATTAAAAATATTTTTGCAAGTAGTGAAGCAATTTATTCAAAATTAGAAGCACTAAAAGCTGTCGGTGAAGATACTTTAGCTCAAATTTTGAGTGAGTATTTAACTTCATTAGGTATGAATGCTAGATATCTAAATCCAAAAGATGCCGGATTGATACTAAGTGATCAACCTGGTGGGGCTCAAATTCTTGAGGAAAGCTTTGATAAGATCTATCGATTAAGAGAATACGATGGAATTCTGGTGATTCCAGGTTTCTTTGGTTATACATCTACAGGAAAACTGGTGACATTTTCACGTGGTGGATCTGATATTACAGGTTCAATCATAGCTGCAGGTGTTAAGGCTAATTTATATGAGAACTTTACAGATGTAGATTCTGTATATTGTGTTAACCCAACAATTGTTAATAATCCGAAAGAAATTGCAACGCTAACGTATAAAGAGATGCGTGAACTTTCATATGCTGGTTTCTCAGTCTTTCATGCTGAAGCATTAATTCCTGCTGTAAGAGCTGAGATACCTGTTTGTATTAAAAATACAAACAACCCTAATTGTCCTGGCACGATGATTGTTGCTAAAAAAGAAATTCAGACAGGTGAAAATCCAGTTGTTGGGATAGCAAGTGATGAAGGTTTTATGAGTTTATACATTAGTAAATACCTAATGAATAGAGAAATTGGTTTTGGACGCAGATTATTACATATCTTAGAGGATGAAGGTATATCATATGAGCATACACCTTCAGGAATTGATGATATGTCAGTAATTATGCGCGCAAATCAAATGGATGAGCGAAAAGAACGAAATGTAATTAAGCGAATTAAAGCTGAATTGAAACCAGATCAAGTTCATGTTGCACGAGGTTTAGCACTAATTATGATTGTAGGCGAGGGCATGCAAAGACAAATAGGGACTGCCTATATTGCTACTAAAGCTCTAAAAGATGCTAATGTTAACATTGAAATGATTAATCAAGGCTCATCTGAAGTATCACTCATGTTTGGTATCAAAGAAGAAGCAGTAAACGCAGCGGTTAAATCTTTATATCAAGCATTCTTTGAATAA
- the lpdA gene encoding dihydrolipoyl dehydrogenase produces MSNNYDLVILGGGMGGYVAAIRARQLGMTVAIVEKDFIGGTCLHKGCIPTKSLLKSASVFQSIVNSQKFGIETSHPLLHYSEVLARKDKIINQLYQGLQTLMRRNQIEIINGYGRLLGPSIFSPMSGTISVQYDDGRDHTVLVGKHVLLATGTRARTLNVLPIDGDYILTSDDILALKELPKSIVIIGGGVIGVEFASLFHDFGVDVTIIEAESKLLPSFDQDLSMQLMKELKQKGVKILTSTKIVNQQINHKQLVDLEIVSNEGTLSISTEKVLVAIGRSANTDDIGLDNTSIQTNDAGFITVNQYYQTKEDHIYAVGDCIGGAQLAHVAAHEGKLAVEHMAGVLEKFQHTTFTPSCVYSQPEVATVGLTEQQAKEQNINFKIKKLSFKSIGKALINGHSDGFIKMIINVETNDIIGIHLIGQDVTELIAEASLAMLLDATASEIGLNIHPHPSLSEAIQEVALAMENQPVHTI; encoded by the coding sequence ATGAGTAATAATTATGACCTAGTAATATTAGGTGGTGGTATGGGAGGTTATGTAGCTGCAATTCGTGCTCGTCAATTGGGAATGACAGTGGCAATAGTTGAAAAGGATTTTATTGGTGGAACATGCTTGCATAAAGGCTGTATACCAACAAAAAGTTTATTAAAAAGTGCTTCTGTATTTCAATCAATTGTTAATAGCCAGAAATTCGGAATTGAAACATCACATCCTTTACTTCATTATTCAGAAGTATTAGCTCGTAAGGATAAAATCATCAATCAGCTTTATCAAGGATTACAAACTTTAATGAGACGAAATCAAATAGAGATTATAAATGGATATGGTAGATTACTCGGCCCATCTATATTTTCACCAATGTCTGGAACGATATCAGTGCAGTATGATGATGGGCGAGATCATACGGTTCTAGTTGGTAAACATGTTTTACTAGCAACGGGAACTAGGGCAAGGACACTAAATGTTCTGCCGATTGATGGTGATTACATTCTCACTTCGGATGACATATTAGCACTTAAAGAATTACCTAAATCAATCGTTATTATTGGTGGTGGTGTTATTGGTGTGGAGTTTGCTTCACTTTTTCACGATTTTGGTGTCGATGTTACGATTATTGAGGCTGAATCAAAGCTATTACCATCATTTGATCAAGACTTATCAATGCAGTTAATGAAAGAGTTAAAACAAAAAGGTGTAAAAATATTAACAAGTACTAAGATTGTTAATCAGCAGATTAATCACAAGCAACTTGTTGATTTAGAAATTGTTTCAAACGAAGGTACTCTTTCAATCTCGACTGAAAAAGTCCTTGTCGCGATTGGAAGATCTGCAAATACTGATGATATTGGACTTGACAATACATCAATACAAACTAATGATGCTGGTTTTATAACGGTTAATCAGTATTATCAAACGAAAGAAGATCACATTTATGCTGTTGGAGATTGCATAGGTGGAGCACAACTTGCGCATGTCGCAGCTCATGAAGGGAAATTAGCGGTTGAGCATATGGCTGGTGTACTTGAAAAGTTTCAACATACAACATTTACACCTAGTTGTGTATATAGCCAACCAGAAGTCGCAACAGTTGGTTTAACTGAACAACAAGCAAAAGAACAAAATATTAATTTTAAAATAAAAAAATTGTCATTTAAATCAATTGGTAAAGCATTAATTAACGGACATAGTGATGGCTTTATAAAAATGATTATTAATGTAGAGACAAATGATATTATCGGCATTCACTTAATTGGCCAAGATGTGACAGAGTTAATCGCTGAAGCTAGTTTAGCGATGCTACTAGATGCAACAGCATCAGAGATTGGATTAAATATTCATCCACATCCGTCATTAAGCGAGGCAATCCAAGAGGTTGCTTTAGCGATGGAAAATCAACCAGTACACACTATATGA
- a CDS encoding alpha-ketoacid dehydrogenase subunit beta — translation MPILSYIEAIQLAMEEEMERDERVFILGEDVGKRGGVFRATDGLYEKFGEQRVIDTPLAESAIVGVGIGAAMYGMIPIAEIQFADFILPAVNQIISEAAKLRYRSNNDWSSPITIRAPYGGGVHGALYHSQSIEAVFANQPGLKIVMPSSPRDAKGLLKAAIRDPDPVLFFEHKRAYRLLKEEVPSTDEVIPIGKANVVRNGSDITVISYGLMLHYVKEIADQLAEESGVDAHVLDLRTVYPLDQNAIIDAAKRTGKVLLITEDNKEGSIISEVAAIIAEYCLFDLDAPIKRLAGPDVPAMPYAPTLEKAFMVNQDSIKQAMLDLSSF, via the coding sequence ATGCCCATATTATCATATATTGAAGCGATTCAATTAGCAATGGAAGAAGAAATGGAACGGGATGAACGAGTATTCATTCTTGGTGAAGATGTTGGAAAACGTGGTGGAGTTTTCAGAGCTACAGATGGATTATATGAGAAATTTGGAGAACAGAGGGTCATTGATACACCACTTGCTGAATCGGCCATAGTTGGTGTTGGCATTGGCGCAGCGATGTATGGCATGATTCCAATTGCTGAAATTCAATTCGCTGATTTTATTTTACCTGCAGTTAATCAAATAATTTCAGAAGCGGCTAAGCTTCGTTATAGATCTAATAATGATTGGAGTAGTCCAATTACGATACGAGCACCATATGGTGGTGGTGTGCATGGAGCACTTTATCATTCACAATCAATAGAGGCTGTCTTTGCTAATCAACCGGGCCTGAAAATTGTTATGCCTTCTAGTCCTAGAGATGCTAAAGGTCTATTAAAAGCTGCAATTAGAGATCCAGATCCAGTTTTATTCTTTGAACATAAGCGTGCTTACCGATTACTTAAAGAAGAAGTTCCATCAACTGATGAAGTGATTCCAATTGGGAAAGCAAATGTTGTGAGAAACGGATCAGACATAACAGTCATTTCATATGGACTCATGTTACACTACGTCAAGGAAATTGCGGATCAATTAGCCGAAGAATCAGGGGTAGATGCTCATGTTCTTGATTTAAGAACTGTCTACCCACTAGATCAAAACGCGATTATTGACGCTGCGAAGAGGACAGGTAAAGTTTTACTCATTACAGAAGATAACAAGGAAGGCAGCATTATAAGTGAAGTAGCAGCTATTATTGCCGAATACTGTTTATTTGATTTAGACGCACCGATAAAGCGACTAGCTGGTCCAGATGTTCCCGCCATGCCGTATGCACCAACATTAGAAAAAGCATTTATGGTGAATCAAGATTCAATTAAACAAGCTATGCTTGACTTGTCGTCATTCTAA
- a CDS encoding thiamine pyrophosphate-dependent dehydrogenase E1 component subunit alpha produces the protein MRGDMMLNHKDLQLTDRDCLEMYRLMLTARRFDERTWLLNRAGKIPFLVSCQGQEALQVGAAYALDRDHDYSAPYYRDFGVVLTLGMTLEELMLQAFAKAADPNSGGRQMPGHFGSKRLRMLSGSSPVSTQVPHAVGVGLACKMNDDRAVSFVTLGEGSTNQGDFHEGANFAAVHKLPVIIMVENNQYAISVPLNKQVACERISDRAIGYGMYGETVDGNDPLAVYSAIKQARERAINGEGPSLIEAVSYRLTAHSSDDDDLTYRTKEEIETAKKEDGLLRFKKYLSDQNILTTELEEEMEAKIKHEIDQATMAAEKAPYPAPETLFDGVYQ, from the coding sequence ATGAGGGGGGATATGATGTTAAATCATAAAGATTTACAATTAACAGATCGTGATTGCTTAGAAATGTATCGACTAATGCTAACAGCAAGACGTTTTGATGAACGGACGTGGTTGTTAAATCGAGCTGGAAAAATACCATTTTTAGTCTCTTGTCAAGGCCAAGAAGCATTACAAGTAGGCGCGGCGTACGCACTAGATCGAGACCATGACTATTCAGCACCATATTATCGGGATTTTGGAGTCGTTTTAACATTAGGTATGACACTAGAAGAGTTAATGTTACAAGCTTTTGCTAAGGCAGCTGATCCAAATTCAGGCGGAAGACAGATGCCCGGTCATTTCGGATCGAAACGATTACGGATGTTATCTGGTTCATCACCTGTATCTACCCAGGTCCCACATGCAGTAGGAGTAGGGTTAGCGTGTAAAATGAACGATGATCGTGCGGTTTCATTTGTAACTTTGGGAGAAGGTTCAACTAATCAAGGTGATTTTCATGAGGGAGCTAACTTTGCAGCAGTTCATAAATTACCAGTTATCATCATGGTGGAAAATAATCAATATGCCATTTCAGTTCCACTTAATAAACAAGTGGCTTGTGAGCGCATCTCAGACCGCGCCATTGGTTATGGAATGTACGGTGAAACAGTAGATGGAAATGACCCATTGGCTGTCTATTCAGCGATTAAGCAAGCGAGAGAACGTGCAATCAATGGAGAAGGACCTTCATTAATTGAAGCTGTTAGTTATCGTTTAACAGCTCACTCAAGTGATGATGATGATTTAACGTATCGAACGAAAGAAGAAATTGAGACGGCTAAAAAAGAAGATGGACTTCTCCGTTTTAAAAAATATTTATCAGATCAAAATATTTTAACTACTGAGTTAGAAGAAGAAATGGAAGCAAAAATAAAACATGAAATAGATCAAGCAACAATGGCTGCAGAGAAAGCACCGTATCCAGCACCTGAAACACTATTTGATGGTGTGTATCAGTAA
- the ahrC gene encoding transcriptional regulator AhrC/ArgR, with the protein MKKGQRHMKIREYIANHDIETQEELVDILKSEGYNVTQATISRDIKELHLIKVPTENGSYKYSLPADRRFNPLEKLKRLMQDSFISLDKATHFLVLKTLPGNANALGALIDHLQWEEIIGTICGDDTILIICRNEAVTHDLEKRFLNML; encoded by the coding sequence ATGAAAAAAGGGCAACGACATATGAAAATACGTGAATATATCGCTAATCACGATATTGAAACGCAGGAAGAGCTAGTCGATATTTTAAAAAGTGAAGGCTATAACGTAACTCAGGCTACAATATCAAGAGATATTAAAGAATTACACCTAATAAAGGTTCCAACTGAGAATGGCTCTTATAAATATAGTTTACCTGCTGATCGCCGTTTTAATCCACTGGAAAAATTAAAACGATTAATGCAAGATTCTTTTATTAGCTTAGATAAAGCAACTCACTTCCTAGTATTAAAAACATTGCCGGGTAATGCTAATGCGTTAGGTGCATTAATTGATCATTTACAATGGGAAGAAATAATTGGGACAATTTGTGGAGATGACACCATATTAATTATTTGTCGTAATGAAGCCGTAACACATGATCTTGAAAAGAGATTTTTAAATATGCTATAA
- the recN gene encoding DNA repair protein RecN, translating to MLSELSIQNFTIINQLTISFNDGLTVLTGETGAGKSIIIDAIELLTGGRGSVEYVRHGKNKAVLEGLFTIDNPKHAIYKLFDKYGIEYDQEGMIILHRTISAKGKSICRVNGSLVTLAILREFGQTLIDIHSQHETQSLLDSSRHLSLLDMFNQEHENDRFNDYQRVYNKLKKAKVVYDSLKNNEQESIQRLDLLRFQLNEITQAELSVNEDIELRQEREKLVNFEQIYENVTEAYNSLRGEHKGLDWLSMGSAALETASSLEPELEKLSESYSNQYYMLEEISIQLRNYLDQMSYEPERLAEIESRLNEIQLLIRKYGSNVNEIIEYAAEIEDEIETLENRDQSLQEMADEINELSEDALIEAKQLHDRRVQGAKRLIDVIKAELIDLYMEKTQFETEIEIRAGKPGDPELSGKPVHLGENGFDQVRFLLSTNPGEPVKPLDKVASGGELSRIMLAFKKVFAKHQGVTSVIFDEVDTGVSGRVAQAIAEKIHTISIDSQVLCITHLPQVAAMADHHLLIEKIASQQETYTRVKQLTEQERIEELARMTTGTSLTDTSVSYAKELISSAKQFKITQ from the coding sequence TTGTTAAGTGAACTTTCAATTCAAAATTTTACGATCATTAATCAATTAACCATTTCGTTTAACGACGGATTAACAGTTCTTACAGGTGAAACCGGAGCTGGTAAATCAATTATTATTGATGCTATTGAACTTCTTACAGGCGGAAGAGGATCAGTTGAATATGTTCGACATGGGAAGAATAAGGCTGTATTAGAAGGCTTATTTACAATTGACAATCCGAAACATGCCATTTATAAACTTTTCGATAAATATGGTATTGAATATGATCAAGAAGGTATGATCATTCTTCACCGTACAATTAGTGCAAAAGGTAAAAGTATCTGTCGCGTTAATGGTTCATTAGTAACCTTAGCTATTTTGCGTGAGTTTGGCCAGACCTTAATTGATATTCATTCACAACACGAAACACAATCGTTATTAGATTCTAGTCGACATCTTAGTTTGTTGGATATGTTTAATCAAGAACATGAAAACGATCGATTCAATGATTATCAGAGAGTATATAACAAATTAAAAAAGGCAAAGGTTGTTTACGATTCATTAAAGAACAACGAGCAAGAGTCAATTCAGCGTCTTGATTTACTACGGTTTCAATTAAATGAGATTACTCAAGCCGAGCTCTCAGTAAATGAGGATATCGAATTAAGACAAGAACGTGAGAAATTAGTTAATTTTGAACAAATTTATGAAAATGTAACTGAAGCGTATAATTCATTAAGAGGAGAACATAAAGGATTAGATTGGCTATCAATGGGCTCAGCAGCATTAGAAACAGCTAGCAGTCTTGAGCCAGAGCTTGAAAAGTTAAGTGAATCCTATTCAAATCAATATTATATGCTTGAAGAAATTAGCATTCAACTACGGAATTACTTAGATCAAATGTCTTATGAACCAGAGCGCCTAGCTGAAATTGAATCAAGATTAAATGAAATTCAGTTGCTGATCAGAAAATATGGATCAAATGTTAATGAAATTATCGAATACGCCGCAGAAATTGAAGATGAAATTGAAACGTTAGAAAATCGAGATCAATCATTACAGGAAATGGCTGATGAAATTAATGAATTATCTGAGGATGCATTGATAGAAGCTAAGCAACTCCATGATCGCAGAGTACAAGGCGCAAAACGCTTAATTGATGTAATAAAAGCGGAATTAATAGATCTTTATATGGAGAAAACACAGTTTGAAACTGAGATTGAAATTCGTGCAGGAAAGCCAGGAGATCCAGAGTTATCAGGAAAACCAGTCCATTTAGGTGAAAATGGCTTTGATCAAGTTCGATTTTTACTTTCCACAAATCCAGGTGAACCTGTGAAACCATTAGATAAGGTGGCTTCAGGAGGAGAACTATCTAGGATAATGTTGGCGTTTAAAAAGGTATTTGCAAAACATCAAGGAGTTACAAGTGTTATATTTGATGAGGTTGATACTGGTGTAAGTGGTCGTGTCGCTCAAGCGATTGCGGAAAAGATACATACGATTTCAATTGACTCTCAAGTGTTATGCATTACTCACTTACCACAAGTTGCAGCTATGGCAGATCATCATTTATTGATCGAAAAAATAGCATCACAACAAGAGACATATACGCGTGTTAAACAGCTAACTGAACAGGAAAGAATTGAAGAATTAGCAAGAATGACAACTGGAACATCGTTAACTGATACATCAGTTAGCTATGCCAAAGAGTTAATCAGTAGTGCTAAACAATTTAAAATAACTCAATAA
- a CDS encoding TlyA family RNA methyltransferase: MTVKKVRLDVLVVERGLVETREQAKRSIMAGLVFSGSNRMDKPGVKVKEDIPLEIKGKEIPYVGRGGLKLEKALKYFDLEIQDRIMMDIGASTGGFTDCALQNGVSLCYAIDVGYNQLAWKLRNDDRVIVMERTNFRHATPELFTHGEPNFATIDVSFISLKLIFPPLKDILSEGSDVVALIKPQFEAGKDKVEKRGIVRNAKVHEEVLRDTIAAASENQLSLVDLTYSPITGGDGNIEFLAHFKFTPNISLDTIDYSSLIEKVVKDAHQTL, translated from the coding sequence ATGACAGTAAAGAAAGTACGGCTAGATGTTTTAGTTGTTGAACGAGGTTTAGTTGAAACGCGAGAACAAGCAAAGCGCAGTATTATGGCTGGGCTTGTTTTTTCAGGTTCGAATCGAATGGATAAGCCTGGTGTTAAGGTTAAAGAAGATATACCTCTCGAAATAAAAGGTAAAGAAATTCCATATGTAGGACGCGGTGGGCTTAAATTAGAGAAAGCACTAAAATATTTTGATCTTGAGATTCAAGATCGGATTATGATGGATATTGGTGCATCTACTGGTGGATTTACTGATTGTGCCCTACAAAATGGTGTTAGTCTTTGTTATGCTATTGATGTTGGATATAATCAATTAGCATGGAAATTAAGAAATGATGATCGCGTAATTGTGATGGAGAGAACTAATTTTAGGCATGCTACACCAGAATTATTTACTCATGGTGAACCTAATTTTGCAACAATTGATGTCTCCTTTATTTCGTTAAAATTAATTTTCCCACCATTAAAGGATATCTTGAGCGAAGGTTCAGACGTTGTCGCGCTTATTAAACCACAATTCGAAGCAGGAAAAGATAAAGTAGAGAAACGTGGAATTGTTCGCAATGCTAAAGTACATGAGGAAGTATTACGTGATACAATTGCAGCAGCCAGCGAAAATCAATTATCGCTTGTAGACCTAACATATTCTCCTATTACAGGTGGCGATGGTAATATTGAATTTTTAGCTCACTTTAAATTTACACCAAATATTTCATTAGATACAATTGATTACTCAAGCTTAATTGAAAAAGTAGTTAAGGATGCACATCAGACATTGTAA
- the spoIVB gene encoding SpoIVB peptidase → MNRQIFKNLCGIALIIALLILPFIPPVKEYLAIPTQINLYTNQPETIEISTSNPSFSIIDQQDQQIIKIEDNYLTPLEKGKTELQYQYNDFPLKKINVNVDHQYQVIPGGQSIGVSLETLGVLVVGYHYIGDEADNQSPGREIGIKIGDNILEMNQHSIQSIEDIGPIVAEAGQNNESIQIKYQRDHKVFEDELIPVYDEKTDSYKIGLYIRDSAAGIGTMTFLDPQTNMYGALGHVIADIDTKEPIEIKSGTIVKSKITSIQKGNSGLPGEKRATFNKNENLLGNITKNSSFGVFGELDIDLSKEDLTEPIPIAYSHEVVEGPAQILTVIDDEKVEAFDIEIISTIEQKNPATKGMVIKVTDERLLEKTGGIVQGMSGSPIIQNNKLIGAVTHVFVNDPTSGYGIHIEWMLDEAEINYKGAFAKVS, encoded by the coding sequence GTGAATAGACAAATATTCAAAAATTTGTGTGGGATCGCATTAATTATTGCTTTATTAATCTTACCTTTTATTCCACCGGTTAAAGAGTATTTAGCCATTCCAACGCAAATTAATTTATATACAAATCAACCTGAAACAATTGAAATTTCAACTTCCAATCCGTCTTTTTCAATCATTGATCAACAAGATCAACAAATCATAAAAATAGAAGATAACTACTTAACACCATTAGAAAAAGGTAAAACAGAGCTTCAATATCAATATAATGATTTTCCTTTGAAAAAGATAAACGTCAATGTTGATCATCAATATCAAGTCATCCCAGGTGGTCAATCAATTGGAGTTAGTCTTGAAACGCTTGGTGTCTTAGTAGTTGGTTATCATTACATTGGTGACGAAGCAGATAATCAATCACCAGGTAGAGAAATCGGAATTAAAATTGGAGATAACATCTTAGAAATGAATCAACACTCGATTCAATCCATTGAGGATATTGGGCCAATTGTAGCAGAAGCAGGGCAAAACAATGAATCGATTCAGATAAAATATCAACGAGATCACAAAGTCTTTGAGGATGAACTGATTCCAGTATATGATGAAAAAACAGACAGCTATAAAATCGGATTATATATTCGCGATTCTGCAGCTGGGATCGGTACGATGACATTTCTTGACCCACAAACTAACATGTATGGAGCACTTGGTCATGTCATAGCAGATATTGACACTAAAGAACCAATTGAAATTAAATCAGGTACAATAGTAAAATCGAAGATAACTTCAATTCAAAAAGGAAATAGCGGTCTTCCCGGTGAAAAACGAGCAACATTTAATAAAAATGAAAATTTATTAGGTAATATCACGAAAAACAGCTCATTTGGGGTATTCGGTGAGTTAGATATTGATTTATCTAAGGAAGATTTAACAGAACCAATCCCAATTGCTTATAGCCATGAAGTGGTTGAAGGTCCAGCACAAATTTTAACTGTGATCGATGATGAGAAAGTAGAAGCATTTGATATTGAAATCATCAGTACCATTGAACAAAAGAATCCCGCAACTAAAGGTATGGTTATTAAGGTGACTGATGAACGCCTGTTAGAAAAGACAGGGGGAATTGTGCAAGGTATGAGCGGAAGTCCGATTATTCAAAATAACAAGTTAATTGGAGCTGTAACCCATGTTTTTGTAAACGATCCAACATCAGGCTATGGCATTCATATTGAATGGATGCTTGATGAAGCTGAAATTAACTATAAAGGGGCATTCGCTAAAGTAAGTTGA
- the safA gene encoding SafA/ExsA family spore coat assembly protein, translating into MKKIIIVAGLLFMMIPISVNADSTYTVQPNDTLWKIALKYQIGVTEIIEANPQLKNPDLIYPKDKINIPNIDAIKHIEHIVIQLVNQERARHGLSELRPDWELSRVARIKSADMLENNYFSHNSPVYGSPFDMIKAFGLHYRSAAENIARGQQTPHDVFRAWMNSSGHRANILGDFSHIGVGYVEDGKYWTQMFIKR; encoded by the coding sequence ATGAAAAAAATAATTATTGTCGCTGGATTGTTATTCATGATGATCCCCATTAGCGTAAATGCAGATTCAACTTATACTGTACAACCGAATGATACCCTTTGGAAAATTGCATTAAAGTATCAAATTGGTGTGACAGAGATAATTGAGGCAAATCCACAGCTGAAAAATCCTGATCTCATTTACCCGAAAGATAAAATTAATATACCAAATATTGATGCGATTAAACATATTGAACACATAGTAATTCAGCTAGTTAATCAGGAAAGAGCACGTCACGGTTTAAGTGAGCTTAGACCTGATTGGGAATTATCAAGAGTAGCAAGAATAAAATCGGCTGATATGTTAGAAAACAATTATTTTTCACATAATAGTCCAGTTTATGGTTCGCCATTTGATATGATTAAAGCTTTTGGGCTCCATTATCGAAGTGCTGCTGAAAATATCGCACGTGGACAACAAACACCGCATGATGTGTTTAGAGCTTGGATGAATAGCTCTGGCCATAGAGCAAATATATTAGGGGATTTTAGTCATATTGGTGTAGGTTATGTAGAAGATGGGAAGTATTGGACTCAAATGTTCATTAAACGATAA